The Sandaracinaceae bacterium genome window below encodes:
- a CDS encoding MATE family efflux transporter, giving the protein MSPPLPDTTSAGARRRRILTLALPIIGGMVSQNVLNLVDAYMVGHLGDVSLAAVGAGGFLNFVTTAFILGVSAGVQAMSARRVGEGRVHETAVPLNGGLLLSLGLAVPWSLFLFAQAPALYSVVTTDPAVVDAGVPYLRWRLVAMAPLAMNFAFRGFWNATDRSMYYMGSLVVMHSTNIALNAVLIYGLFGVAPMGAEGAGLASAIATYLGFFAYMALGFRDARPEGFLRGLPDRETLRSMVRLSIPAGLQQLFFAAGMTAFVAIVGRMGTREQAATHIIMQLLLVGVLPGLGFGLASASLVGQALGRRDPEDARRWAWEVTRIAMGVVFVVALPAMLWPARVAGLFLRDPVTLALATGPLRLIALTLFVDTIGSVLMNSLVGAGATRAVMIIATGLQWGVFLPAAYLIGPVLGHGLLAVFAAQVVYRMLQSGAFAWQWQRGAWQHIKL; this is encoded by the coding sequence ATGAGCCCGCCGCTGCCGGACACCACGTCAGCAGGTGCTCGGCGGAGGCGGATCCTGACGCTGGCGCTCCCCATCATCGGGGGCATGGTCTCGCAGAACGTGCTCAACCTGGTGGACGCCTACATGGTGGGGCACCTGGGCGATGTGTCGCTGGCGGCCGTGGGCGCGGGCGGCTTCCTCAACTTCGTGACCACGGCGTTCATCCTGGGCGTGTCGGCCGGCGTGCAAGCCATGTCGGCGCGGCGTGTGGGGGAGGGCCGCGTACACGAGACCGCGGTGCCGCTGAACGGTGGCCTGCTGCTGTCCCTCGGGCTGGCGGTGCCCTGGTCGCTGTTCCTGTTCGCGCAGGCGCCCGCGCTGTACTCCGTGGTCACCACCGACCCTGCCGTGGTGGACGCGGGTGTGCCCTACCTGCGCTGGCGCCTGGTGGCCATGGCGCCGTTGGCCATGAACTTCGCGTTCCGGGGGTTCTGGAACGCCACCGATCGCAGCATGTACTACATGGGCTCGCTGGTGGTGATGCACTCCACCAACATCGCGCTCAACGCGGTGCTGATCTATGGCCTCTTCGGCGTTGCTCCCATGGGCGCGGAGGGGGCCGGCCTCGCGTCCGCCATCGCCACCTACCTGGGCTTCTTCGCCTACATGGCGCTCGGCTTCCGCGACGCACGACCGGAGGGCTTCCTGCGCGGCCTGCCCGACCGCGAGACGCTGCGCTCCATGGTGCGCCTGTCCATCCCGGCGGGCCTCCAGCAGCTGTTCTTCGCGGCCGGCATGACGGCCTTCGTAGCCATCGTGGGGCGCATGGGCACGCGCGAGCAGGCGGCCACGCACATCATCATGCAGCTGCTCCTGGTGGGCGTGCTGCCGGGCCTGGGCTTCGGCTTGGCGTCCGCTTCGCTCGTGGGGCAGGCGCTCGGGAGGCGCGACCCCGAAGACGCGCGGCGCTGGGCCTGGGAGGTCACGCGCATCGCCATGGGCGTGGTGTTCGTGGTGGCCCTGCCCGCCATGCTGTGGCCCGCGCGCGTGGCAGGGCTCTTCCTGCGAGACCCCGTCACGCTCGCCCTCGCCACGGGGCCGCTGCGCCTGATCGCGCTCACGCTCTTCGTCGACACCATCGGGTCCGTGCTCATGAACTCCCTGGTGGGCGCGGGCGCCACGCGCGCCGTCATGATCATCGCCACCGGGCTGCAGTGGGGCGTCTTCCTGCCGGCGGCCTACCTCATTGGCCCGGTGCTGGGCCACGGGCTGCTGGCGGTTTTCGCGGCGCAGGTGGTCTACCGCATGCTCCAGAGCGGCGCCTTCGCGTGGCAGTGGCAGCGCGGCGCGTGGCAGCACATCAAGCTCTGA
- a CDS encoding PQQ-binding-like beta-propeller repeat protein — MKKALPGKAFAVGLVLALIGIIAALLWGYLAGRTLRGEILVELPIPPSTRTDQERVLVRRGFDQRRHLFLLRERDGREVWPTRVVLYGLQEGTTPVIAGDLLLVRTRRSSGLHETHAFRVDTGEFVWTGATPLAPLDSTGAPGPTLFLDDVVTEVYEGDPGELIGVNLSDGAEVYRQSVRIAVGADVVLDGQIVRVPGSPPLCFSQRSGAPTDCAP; from the coding sequence GTGAAGAAGGCTCTCCCCGGAAAGGCGTTCGCCGTTGGCCTCGTGCTGGCGCTGATCGGCATCATCGCCGCGCTGCTGTGGGGCTACCTGGCGGGCCGCACGCTGCGCGGCGAGATCCTGGTGGAGCTGCCCATCCCGCCGTCCACCCGCACCGACCAGGAGCGCGTCCTGGTTCGGCGCGGCTTCGACCAGCGCCGGCACCTCTTCCTGCTGCGCGAGCGCGATGGGCGCGAGGTGTGGCCCACGCGCGTGGTGCTGTACGGGCTGCAGGAGGGCACCACGCCGGTCATCGCGGGGGACCTGCTGCTGGTGCGCACGCGCCGCTCGAGCGGGCTGCACGAGACGCACGCGTTCCGCGTGGACACGGGCGAGTTCGTCTGGACGGGCGCCACCCCGCTCGCTCCGCTCGACTCCACCGGGGCGCCGGGGCCCACGCTCTTCCTCGATGACGTGGTGACCGAGGTCTACGAGGGCGATCCGGGCGAGCTGATTGGCGTGAACCTGAGCGATGGCGCCGAGGTCTACCGCCAGTCTGTGCGCATCGCCGTGGGCGCAGACGTGGTGCTGGACGGCCAGATCGTCCGGGTTCCGGGCAGCCCGCCGCTCTGTTTTTCGCAACGCTCTGGCGCGCCGACCGACTGCGCGCCATGA
- a CDS encoding peroxiredoxin, which translates to MLTIGDKFPAFNLQACVSREKGKEFQELTEKSYKDKWLVVFFWPMDFTFICPTEIAEFGRKNADFADRDAQLLGASTDTHFVHLAWRNNHEDLKDLPFPMLADTKHELSRELGILHKQAGVCLRATFIVDPEGIIRWVSVNDLSVGRSIPEVLRVLDGLQTDELCPCNWEKGETTLGKA; encoded by the coding sequence ATGCTGACGATCGGCGATAAGTTCCCTGCGTTCAACCTCCAGGCGTGTGTGTCCCGCGAGAAGGGCAAGGAATTCCAGGAGCTCACCGAGAAGAGCTACAAGGACAAGTGGCTCGTGGTGTTCTTCTGGCCCATGGACTTCACGTTCATCTGCCCCACCGAGATCGCCGAGTTCGGCCGCAAGAACGCCGACTTCGCGGACCGCGACGCGCAGCTCCTGGGCGCCAGCACCGACACGCACTTCGTGCACCTCGCGTGGCGCAACAACCACGAGGACCTGAAGGACCTCCCGTTCCCCATGCTGGCCGACACCAAGCACGAGCTGTCGCGCGAGCTGGGCATCCTCCACAAGCAGGCCGGCGTCTGCCTGCGCGCCACGTTCATCGTGGACCCCGAGGGCATCATCCGCTGGGTGAGCGTCAACGACCTCTCGGTCGGCCGCTCCATCCCCGAAGTGCTGCGCGTCCTCGACGGTCTCCAGACCGACGAGCTCTGCCCCTGCAACTGGGAAAAGGGCGAGACGACCCTCGGCAAAGCATGA
- a CDS encoding carboxymuconolactone decarboxylase family protein gives MKALEELRAGIPEYAKDLKLNLQSVLTQSSLDETQRWGVAVATAIATRNAKLREATLLDAANHVSAEVIDDARAVASMMGMNNVYYRFRHFMGESEYKNMRANLRMHRVGKPLADKLGFELMSLAVSAIGGCEMCVKSHEAVVTEGGLTREQVHDAVRIAAVMQGVAVALDQ, from the coding sequence ATGAAAGCCCTCGAAGAGCTGAGGGCTGGGATCCCCGAGTACGCCAAGGATCTCAAGCTGAACCTGCAGTCGGTGCTGACCCAGTCCTCGCTCGACGAGACGCAGCGCTGGGGTGTGGCCGTGGCCACCGCCATTGCCACGCGCAACGCCAAGCTGCGCGAAGCCACCCTTCTGGACGCTGCCAACCACGTGAGCGCCGAGGTCATCGACGACGCGCGCGCCGTGGCGTCCATGATGGGCATGAACAACGTGTACTACCGCTTCCGCCACTTCATGGGCGAGAGCGAGTACAAGAACATGCGCGCCAACCTGCGCATGCACCGCGTGGGCAAGCCGCTGGCCGACAAGCTCGGCTTCGAGCTGATGAGCCTGGCGGTCAGCGCCATCGGCGGCTGCGAGATGTGCGTGAAGAGCCACGAGGCCGTGGTCACCGAGGGCGGGCTGACGCGCGAGCAGGTGCACGACGCGGTGCGCATCGCGGCGGTCATGCAGGGCGTCGCGGTCGCGCTCGACCAATAG
- a CDS encoding AbrB/MazE/SpoVT family DNA-binding domain-containing protein produces MSTATVSSRGRITIPAEVRHALQLTAGDRVEFIEVAPGRYEFTAATRSVRGLKGTFGKCIADAVSIEEMNRVIAQRGSRVDEPPSLGPRRR; encoded by the coding sequence ATGAGCACCGCCACCGTATCCAGCAGGGGCCGGATCACCATCCCGGCAGAGGTGCGCCACGCGCTCCAGCTAACGGCGGGGGACCGGGTGGAGTTCATCGAAGTCGCGCCAGGCCGCTACGAGTTCACGGCGGCCACGCGCTCCGTGAGAGGCCTCAAGGGCACGTTTGGCAAGTGCATTGCGGATGCGGTCAGCATCGAGGAGATGAACCGAGTCATCGCGCAGCGTGGGTCAAGGGTCGATGAACCTCCAAGCCTCGGTCCACGCCGACGCTAG